A genome region from Musa acuminata AAA Group cultivar baxijiao chromosome BXJ3-5, Cavendish_Baxijiao_AAA, whole genome shotgun sequence includes the following:
- the LOC135638976 gene encoding uncharacterized protein LOC135638976: protein MAEDGYKVKLHVYDLSQGLARQLSMTFLGKVIEAIWHTGLVVYGKEYYFSGGIQQDPAGKTPYGTPIRVVELGVTHVPEEVFEEYLQEISERYTAETYNLLSHNCNNFSNEVAQFLVSTTIPDYILQLPNEVMSSPMGALILPMIQRLETTLKSGAVPQAPQFNPVSMTQTIAPTSVSSSPTKRDASAESGGNNADSGSSRAKVVGDANSTPPAVKLATVSEEKQPQLAEDPLGDARNKVQEEITREFAAIMATGTIRASEAAALATRRVMERHGRLNVPMQRG, encoded by the exons ATGGCAGAG GATGGGTACAAGGTCAAGTTACATGTGTACGACCTAAGCCAAGGACTTGCTCGGCAGCTTTCAATGACATTTTTGGGAAAGGTTATCGAAGCCATATG GCACACTGGTTTGGTAGTCTATGGAAAGGAATACTATTTCTCAGGAGGCATTCAACAAGACCCAGCTGGTAAGACTCCCTATGGAACTCCAATCCGAGTTGTGGAATTGGGGGTGACACATGTTCCTGAGGAAGTCTTTGAGGAGTACTTGCAAGAGATCAGCGAACGCTACACAGCTGAGACTTACAACCTTCTCAGTCATAACTGCAACAACTTCAGCAATGAAGTGGCACAATTCCTTGTTAGCACCACAATTCCAGACTACATCCTTCAGCTTCCAAATGAAGTCATGAGCAGTCCCATGGGAGCACTTATAC TTCCCATGATTCAGCGGCTGGAAACAACTTTAAAGTCGGGTGCCGTACCTCAAGCTCCTCAATTCAATCCTGTATCCATGACCCAAACAATTGCTCCAACCAGCGTTTCTTCAAGCCCAACCAAGAGAGATGCCTCTGCAGAGTCCGGTGGCAATAACGCTGATTCCGGGAGTTCACGAGCAAAGGTTGTGGGTGATGCGAATTCAACTCCACCTGCAGTGAAACTTGCAACAGTAAGCGAAGAGAAGCAACCCCAGCTGGCTGAAGACCCTCTCGGTGACGCTCGCAACAAGGTGCAGGAAGAGATCACCAGGGAATTTGCTGCTATCATGGCGACCGGGACGATTCGTGCAAGTGAGGCTGCAGCCCTTGCGACAAGAAGAGTGATGGAAAGGCATGGGCGGTTGAATGTGCCCATGCAGCGAGGATAA